A genomic window from Solanum stenotomum isolate F172 chromosome 10, ASM1918654v1, whole genome shotgun sequence includes:
- the LOC125842411 gene encoding glutaredoxin-C9-like, with protein sequence MQIVKESSSSSSMRMVGESRMESVYERVRLLVSGNAVVVFTISGCCMCHVVKQLLFGLGVGPTIVELDRDVAGKEIHALLFQLAGDGQQQPVPAVFVGGKFLGGIETVMACHINGTLVPLLKQAGALWL encoded by the coding sequence ATGCAGATAGTGAAGGAGTCGTCATCGTCATCGTCTATGAGGATGGTTGGAGAATCAAGAATGGAGTCGGTATACGAGAGGGTACGGTTGTTGGTGTCGGGTAATGCGGTGGTGGTTTTCACAATAAGTGGTTGTTGCATGTGTCACGTTGTGAAACAGCTACTCTTTGGGCTCGGTGTGGGACCTACTATTGTTGAGCTAGATAGGGATGTTGCTGGCAAGGAAATTCATGCTTTGCTCTTTCAACTAGCTGGGGATGGCCAGCAGCAACCTGTGCCCGCCGTCTTCGTTGGTGGCAAATTCTTGGGAGGGATTGAAACAGTTATGGCTTGTCATATAAATGGTACACTTGTTCCTCTACTCAAACAAGCCGGAGCCCTCTGGCTATAA